In Streptomyces capitiformicae, one genomic interval encodes:
- a CDS encoding tyrosine-type recombinase/integrase — MLVDGISYLDPEPAVFEAMLEGWTKQQRARFLKWDGTIKPRLSLVRRFAEYSNQYPWQWQSAEFEAFIDHLRTKTPTFTVSSGRNYQNHLRLFCEYITDPRYGWMSVCQERFGEVPVQILHEWNTVTHVSEYEGDPSRRPLTYDEIQDLFDAADGRVEEIRKRGRKGALTAMRDSALLKTYYAYGMRRRENVGLDIADLRRNAKAPQYRRHGAVFVRWGKSSKGSPPKRRTIFTVPEMDWIVDDLDHYLTEVRPRFNVGKHPAIWVTERAGRLSRRSANEAFEAARQAADLPEELELHCLRHSYITHLTEFDYPERFVQDQAGHGYASTTALYTGVSDEYRNRLLHKKLGQRFPGIWEDPK, encoded by the coding sequence ATGCTCGTGGACGGGATCTCCTACCTGGACCCCGAACCTGCCGTGTTCGAGGCCATGCTGGAGGGGTGGACCAAGCAGCAGCGGGCCCGCTTCCTGAAGTGGGACGGGACCATCAAGCCGCGGCTGTCGCTGGTCCGCCGGTTCGCCGAGTACTCCAACCAGTACCCGTGGCAGTGGCAGTCGGCCGAGTTCGAGGCGTTCATCGACCATCTGCGGACGAAGACGCCGACGTTCACGGTGTCGAGCGGCCGGAACTACCAGAACCACCTGCGGCTGTTCTGCGAGTACATCACTGACCCGCGCTACGGCTGGATGTCCGTCTGCCAGGAGCGCTTCGGTGAGGTGCCGGTCCAGATCCTGCACGAGTGGAACACCGTCACCCACGTCAGTGAGTACGAGGGCGACCCGAGCCGCCGGCCGCTGACCTACGACGAGATCCAGGACCTGTTCGACGCCGCCGACGGACGGGTCGAGGAGATCCGAAAGCGCGGCCGCAAAGGTGCGTTGACCGCGATGCGCGACTCCGCCTTGCTCAAGACCTACTACGCCTATGGCATGCGGCGCCGGGAAAACGTCGGCCTCGACATCGCCGACCTGCGGCGGAACGCGAAGGCTCCGCAATACAGGCGCCACGGAGCGGTGTTCGTGCGCTGGGGCAAGTCCTCCAAGGGCAGCCCGCCCAAGCGCCGCACCATTTTCACCGTCCCCGAGATGGACTGGATCGTCGACGACCTCGACCACTACCTGACCGAGGTCCGGCCCCGCTTCAATGTGGGGAAGCACCCTGCGATCTGGGTCACCGAACGCGCCGGGCGCCTGTCACGCCGGTCGGCGAACGAAGCCTTCGAAGCCGCCAGGCAAGCCGCTGACCTGCCCGAAGAACTCGAATTGCACTGCCTGAGACATTCCTATATTACGCATTTGACCGAATTTGATTACCCGGAAAGATTCGTTCAAGACCAGGCCGGCCACGGCTATGCCAGCACCACGGCCCTCTATACCGGCGTCTCGGACGAGTACCGCAACCGGCTGCTGCACAAGAAGTTGGGCCAGCGATTCCCCGGCATCTGGGAGGACCCGAAGTGA
- a CDS encoding TetR/AcrR family transcriptional regulator C-terminal domain-containing protein, with protein sequence MGEETNEAVRLLWGPPAKPSRGPKPALSLARIAAAGVEIADAEGLGAVSMQKVAGLLDFTKMSLYRYVPGKAELVALMVEATVGGPPPVMEGLGWREQLTAWAKELARSFTEHPWLLDATVGPRVMGPKELGWLERVVAALDGHGLTGPERMDAAVLLAGHVRGIAEQARAARPDGAPETDLLAVLGPLVHQHADRFPALAEAIASQDGRDQALDFGLERILDGLEALITRRTG encoded by the coding sequence TTGGGCGAGGAAACGAACGAGGCGGTGCGGCTGCTCTGGGGACCGCCCGCCAAGCCGTCCAGGGGGCCGAAGCCCGCGCTGAGCCTGGCGCGGATCGCTGCGGCGGGCGTCGAGATCGCGGACGCCGAGGGCCTCGGCGCCGTCTCGATGCAGAAGGTGGCCGGGCTGCTCGACTTCACCAAGATGTCGCTCTACCGCTATGTGCCCGGCAAGGCGGAGCTGGTCGCGCTCATGGTGGAGGCCACGGTCGGCGGTCCGCCGCCAGTCATGGAAGGGCTCGGGTGGCGTGAGCAACTAACGGCGTGGGCAAAAGAGTTGGCAAGGTCGTTCACCGAGCACCCGTGGCTGCTCGACGCCACCGTCGGCCCGCGGGTGATGGGCCCCAAGGAACTCGGCTGGCTGGAGCGGGTAGTCGCGGCCCTGGACGGCCACGGGCTGACCGGCCCCGAGCGGATGGACGCCGCGGTGCTGCTGGCCGGGCATGTCCGGGGCATCGCCGAGCAGGCCCGCGCGGCCCGGCCGGACGGCGCGCCCGAGACGGACCTCCTGGCCGTCCTCGGCCCCTTGGTGCACCAGCACGCCGACCGCTTCCCCGCGCTCGCCGAGGCCATTGCCTCACAGGACGGCCGGGATCAGGCGCTGGACTTCGGTCTGGAGCGGATCCTCGACGGTCTGGAGGCCCTGATCACGCGCCGTACCGGGTAA
- a CDS encoding D-arabinono-1,4-lactone oxidase → MATTRYGAHAGKDRAKGSVWRNWAGNVTARPVRDVAPASVDELCAVVREAAEDGLPVKPVGSGHSFTAAAAAEGVLIRPDRLRGIRAIDREAETVTVEAGTRLRDLNVALAREGLSLTNMGDIMEQTVAGATSTGTHGTGRSSAAIAAQIRGLELVTAGGSLLTCSEKENPDVFAAARIGLGALGVVSALTFAVEPLFLLTAHDEPMTFDRVTATFDELHAANEHFEFYWFPHTDNCNTLRNNRSTGPLAPTGRFRGWFEDEFLSNGVFQAVNSLGRAVPAAVPAMARVSSRALSARTYTDIPYKVFTSPRRVKMIEMEYALPYEALIDALREVKAMVDRSDLRITFPVEVRTAPADDITLSTASGRKSGYIAVHTYRGMPFHEYFAAAERIFTAHGGRPHWGKLHTRDADYFTAAYPRFGEFTALRDRLDPDRRFTNAYLRRVLGD, encoded by the coding sequence ATGGCAACGACCCGCTACGGCGCGCACGCGGGCAAGGACCGCGCGAAGGGGAGTGTGTGGCGCAACTGGGCCGGGAACGTCACGGCCCGCCCGGTGAGGGACGTCGCACCCGCCTCGGTCGATGAGCTCTGCGCCGTCGTGCGCGAGGCCGCCGAGGACGGCCTGCCGGTGAAGCCCGTCGGCAGCGGCCACTCGTTCACCGCCGCCGCCGCGGCCGAGGGCGTGCTGATACGGCCCGACCGCCTGAGGGGCATACGCGCCATCGACCGGGAGGCCGAAACCGTGACGGTGGAAGCGGGCACACGGCTCAGGGACCTGAACGTCGCCCTGGCTCGGGAAGGCCTGTCACTCACCAACATGGGCGACATCATGGAGCAGACCGTCGCCGGCGCGACCAGTACGGGCACCCATGGCACGGGCCGCAGCTCCGCCGCGATCGCGGCCCAGATACGCGGCCTTGAACTGGTGACGGCAGGCGGCTCGTTGCTCACATGCTCCGAGAAGGAGAACCCGGACGTGTTCGCCGCCGCACGCATCGGGCTGGGCGCGCTCGGGGTCGTCAGTGCCCTCACGTTCGCCGTGGAACCACTGTTCCTTCTCACCGCGCACGACGAACCGATGACGTTCGACAGGGTCACCGCGACCTTCGACGAACTCCACGCGGCCAACGAGCACTTCGAGTTCTACTGGTTCCCGCACACCGACAACTGCAACACCCTGCGCAACAACCGCAGCACAGGTCCGCTCGCCCCGACGGGCCGGTTCAGAGGCTGGTTCGAGGACGAGTTCCTCTCCAACGGTGTCTTCCAGGCCGTCAACTCGCTGGGGCGTGCCGTTCCCGCCGCCGTCCCGGCCATGGCGAGGGTGTCGAGCCGGGCTCTTTCCGCCCGCACCTACACGGACATCCCCTACAAGGTCTTCACCTCACCCCGCCGCGTGAAGATGATCGAGATGGAGTACGCCCTCCCGTACGAGGCACTGATCGACGCCCTGCGCGAGGTGAAGGCCATGGTCGACCGCTCGGATCTGAGGATCACCTTTCCCGTCGAAGTGCGTACGGCACCCGCGGACGACATCACCCTCTCCACGGCGTCGGGCCGCAAGAGCGGATACATCGCCGTCCACACCTACCGGGGCATGCCCTTCCATGAGTACTTCGCCGCGGCGGAGCGCATCTTCACCGCGCACGGCGGACGCCCGCACTGGGGCAAGCTGCACACACGTGACGCCGACTACTTCACGGCGGCGTATCCACGCTTCGGTGAATTCACCGCACTGCGTGACCGCCTCGATCCGGATCGGCGCTTCACCAACGCATACCTGCGACGAGTCCTGGGCGACTGA
- a CDS encoding helix-turn-helix domain-containing protein, producing MIKKMGYRWNLRKLMADREMFQTTDLVPLLAERGVNLSREQVFRLVTQPPQRLSMDTLAALCDILGCQPNDLIEVQVVNEEVRKTAGGETPGPLPAVRRTSIRRPEGL from the coding sequence GTGATCAAGAAGATGGGCTACCGCTGGAACCTGCGCAAGCTCATGGCCGACCGGGAGATGTTCCAGACCACCGACCTGGTGCCGCTGCTGGCCGAACGGGGCGTCAACCTCTCGCGCGAGCAGGTCTTCCGCCTGGTCACGCAGCCGCCGCAGCGGCTGTCAATGGACACCCTTGCGGCTCTGTGTGACATCCTCGGCTGCCAGCCCAACGACCTCATTGAGGTCCAGGTCGTCAACGAAGAGGTACGCAAGACCGCCGGCGGCGAGACGCCTGGCCCGCTTCCGGCCGTGCGCCGCACCTCGATCCGGCGGCCGGAGGGCCTGTGA
- a CDS encoding 2Fe-2S iron-sulfur cluster-binding protein, giving the protein MIRFIEADGTPHPVEAAVGQSLKQAALDHLVPGIIGDCGGCASCGTCHAYIDDKHLPLLAPADENEEMILEGIPTPRTANSRLTCQIPVTADMAGMEVHIPDTQF; this is encoded by the coding sequence GTGATCAGATTCATCGAAGCCGACGGAACACCGCACCCCGTGGAGGCCGCCGTCGGCCAGAGCCTCAAACAAGCAGCACTCGACCACCTCGTGCCCGGCATCATCGGCGACTGCGGCGGCTGCGCTTCCTGCGGAACCTGTCACGCCTACATCGACGACAAACACCTGCCGCTCCTTGCTCCGGCTGACGAAAACGAGGAGATGATCCTCGAAGGCATACCCACCCCACGCACCGCAAACAGCCGCCTCACCTGCCAAATCCCTGTGACAGCCGACATGGCCGGGATGGAGGTACACATCCCCGACACTCAGTTCTAA
- a CDS encoding MFS transporter → MLPDFNPPAPALARPAGQTTAQGPAEPVSRRWTSLYGLVWFGFWTANLVPLQLLLPQQLEAIDPASKVYDFAVVNGVSGLVALLALPLCGALCDRSRSRFGRRRLWLTAGAVAFAAGLIVTGAQTTVAGVVVAWAAGMIGLSAATAGLTAIIADRVPEHQRGMISSAIYGPQAFGVVVGIALVSVFGLSPMSGFAVIAALLIVCLVPFLAAHRDIAFTVEAPLSIAELLASMGNSLRNREFAWAFGGRLLVNLANSLGTCYTLYFLTDGLNVPDPAGTLLICTVLYLLAGLVATAAAGVLSDRLGRRRIFVALAALLQAASGFLLASAPNLTVMMVASALMGGGFGAYMAVDQALITQVLPDAESRAKDLGIMNIGAIVPPAIAPLIAGAIISSQHGYPLLFALVGAAAAVGAVLVYRIRSVR, encoded by the coding sequence ATGCTCCCCGACTTCAATCCACCCGCTCCTGCCCTTGCCAGACCCGCCGGCCAGACCACCGCCCAAGGACCGGCCGAACCCGTCTCGCGCCGCTGGACGAGTCTGTACGGCCTGGTGTGGTTCGGCTTCTGGACGGCCAACCTCGTCCCCCTCCAGCTGCTGCTCCCCCAGCAGCTGGAGGCCATCGACCCGGCCTCGAAGGTCTACGACTTCGCCGTCGTCAACGGTGTCTCCGGACTGGTCGCACTCCTCGCCCTGCCCCTGTGCGGCGCCCTGTGCGACCGTTCCCGCAGCCGCTTCGGCCGACGCAGACTCTGGCTCACGGCGGGCGCTGTCGCCTTCGCCGCCGGGCTGATCGTCACCGGCGCCCAGACCACCGTGGCCGGCGTGGTCGTGGCATGGGCGGCCGGCATGATCGGTCTCAGCGCAGCCACCGCCGGGCTCACCGCCATCATCGCCGACCGTGTTCCCGAACATCAGCGCGGCATGATCTCCAGCGCCATCTACGGTCCCCAGGCTTTCGGCGTGGTCGTCGGCATCGCCCTCGTGTCGGTCTTCGGACTCTCCCCCATGTCCGGGTTCGCCGTCATCGCGGCCTTGCTGATCGTCTGTCTGGTGCCGTTCCTGGCCGCCCATCGCGACATCGCCTTCACCGTCGAGGCGCCGCTCAGCATCGCGGAACTGCTCGCCTCGATGGGCAACTCGCTCAGGAACCGAGAATTCGCCTGGGCCTTCGGCGGACGGCTCCTGGTCAATCTGGCGAACTCGCTGGGCACGTGTTACACGCTCTACTTCCTCACCGACGGCCTCAACGTCCCCGATCCGGCCGGCACCCTGCTGATCTGCACCGTTCTCTATCTCCTGGCCGGCCTTGTGGCCACCGCCGCCGCCGGTGTGCTGTCCGACCGCCTCGGCCGGCGACGGATCTTCGTCGCCCTGGCGGCACTGCTCCAGGCCGCTTCCGGCTTCCTGCTGGCGAGCGCCCCCAACCTCACCGTCATGATGGTGGCATCCGCCCTCATGGGCGGCGGCTTCGGTGCGTACATGGCCGTCGACCAGGCTCTGATCACACAAGTGCTCCCCGACGCCGAGAGCCGGGCCAAGGACCTCGGCATCATGAACATCGGCGCCATCGTTCCCCCGGCGATCGCCCCGCTGATCGCCGGAGCGATCATCAGTTCACAGCACGGCTACCCACTTCTCTTCGCGCTCGTGGGTGCGGCCGCCGCCGTCGGAGCGGTCCTCGTCTACCGCATCCGTTCCGTCCGCTAG
- a CDS encoding cytochrome P450 — MSSTQLTSVADLPAVEDFITFDDFSRDFVEAARELRGREGTDFLRGPMNSLVVLRNKDARTLAANPALGNVPADIVLWMATEADLGSGPVTKPDPEQTEGYGRFLQNQVFTTNPPLHQPYRNLLVRQLMPRNILRFAPAAARLAQELVEECAGRDRTDFSREFAGRFVTRFWAEQLGLSSNQAAHVQHLMEEMSLTFLLTRTPEQSQRLFSAATIYMDVVGEAVQKAWSDGGNALLDDMAAELATIDMEGKPQDIGSLVASNFFDGFHTIGVAIENVVFRMLSDETAPEQVRADPALVTNAFYEGTRLDSPLMLSQRLTLQDVEYNGVLVPAGTPVVMMWASANRDPEVFDDPDSYRLTRPIQHGATFGGGAHLCPGRNVARMLTETAVTALTAPDVDIALAGDDHAWAAHTMMRQLTALPVTIRRVNR, encoded by the coding sequence ATGTCCTCCACACAGCTGACTTCGGTGGCAGATCTTCCCGCCGTCGAGGACTTCATCACGTTCGACGATTTCTCACGCGACTTCGTGGAAGCGGCAAGAGAGTTGCGGGGCCGAGAAGGAACCGACTTTCTCCGGGGCCCGATGAACAGCCTCGTCGTGCTCCGCAACAAAGACGCCAGAACGCTTGCGGCGAATCCGGCGCTGGGCAACGTGCCCGCGGACATCGTCCTGTGGATGGCCACCGAAGCAGATCTCGGCTCCGGGCCCGTGACCAAACCGGATCCCGAACAGACCGAAGGCTACGGCAGGTTCCTGCAAAACCAGGTGTTCACCACCAACCCTCCGCTGCATCAGCCCTACCGCAATCTCCTGGTCCGGCAACTGATGCCCCGCAACATCCTCCGTTTCGCCCCCGCCGCCGCACGCCTCGCACAGGAACTTGTCGAGGAATGCGCCGGGCGCGACCGAACCGACTTCTCCCGGGAGTTCGCCGGACGGTTCGTCACCCGCTTCTGGGCCGAGCAACTCGGCCTGAGCAGCAACCAGGCGGCGCACGTCCAGCACCTCATGGAGGAAATGAGCCTCACGTTCCTGCTCACCCGCACACCCGAGCAGTCGCAGCGCCTGTTCTCCGCCGCGACGATCTACATGGACGTCGTCGGAGAAGCCGTTCAAAAGGCCTGGTCGGACGGAGGCAACGCGCTCCTGGACGACATGGCGGCCGAACTCGCCACGATCGACATGGAGGGCAAGCCGCAGGACATCGGCTCGTTGGTGGCCTCGAACTTCTTCGACGGCTTCCACACGATCGGCGTGGCGATCGAGAACGTGGTCTTCCGCATGCTGAGCGACGAAACGGCCCCAGAACAGGTCCGTGCCGACCCGGCGCTGGTCACCAACGCCTTCTACGAGGGCACACGTCTGGACTCCCCGCTGATGCTCAGCCAGCGACTGACGCTCCAGGACGTCGAGTACAACGGCGTCCTTGTCCCCGCCGGCACACCGGTCGTCATGATGTGGGCCTCGGCCAATCGCGATCCCGAGGTCTTCGACGACCCCGACAGCTACCGCCTGACCCGGCCTATCCAGCACGGCGCGACCTTCGGCGGCGGTGCCCACCTGTGCCCGGGCAGGAACGTGGCCCGGATGCTCACCGAGACCGCCGTGACCGCCCTGACCGCACCCGATGTCGACATCGCACTCGCCGGGGACGACCACGCATGGGCGGCCCACACCATGATGCGGCAGCTGACGGCGCTGCCGGTCACCATCCGACGGGTGAACCGGTGA
- a CDS encoding NAD(P)/FAD-dependent oxidoreductase, whose translation MKTVVIVGAGQAGSELAVALRQNGFSDRIRLVGAEPHLPYQRPPLSKAFLHGKADQVALRTRAPDAFTNAGIEIELDTAAVGIDRRTRSVALADGRTLRYDKLALTTGGSPRPLRFGSGHVAGRTLHTLDDAIALRQELQSGGTLLIVGGGFIGLETAAAAADMGIAVTLVEAQPRVLARTSPPAVSAFVEREHRNHGVDLRTGVSVRSVARRDGALHAQLSDDTVIRADLILTGVGIAANDTLAATAQLAVDDGVLVDATARTEDPDIVAAGDCTRQWHGFLGRSVRLESVQNATDQARTAARTLCGKPTERFTAPWFWSDQYDHKLQMAGLPQTGDTEIVRGDPSTNSFSVVYLRNGIITGLHAVNQPRDFTAARQLVTARAAMTGDEAACEDLPLSELMKRHQPTAERRT comes from the coding sequence GTGAAGACCGTCGTCATCGTCGGTGCGGGACAGGCCGGCTCGGAACTGGCCGTGGCACTGCGGCAGAACGGCTTCAGCGACCGGATCCGGCTCGTCGGGGCCGAACCCCACCTGCCCTACCAGCGCCCGCCGCTGTCCAAAGCGTTCCTGCACGGCAAAGCCGATCAGGTGGCACTGCGGACTCGCGCCCCGGACGCCTTCACCAACGCCGGCATCGAGATCGAACTCGACACCGCCGCGGTCGGGATCGACCGCCGGACACGATCCGTCGCCCTGGCCGACGGCCGCACGCTGCGCTACGACAAGCTGGCCCTCACCACCGGCGGCAGTCCCCGTCCTCTGCGATTCGGATCCGGCCACGTCGCAGGCAGGACTCTGCACACCCTCGACGACGCGATCGCGCTGCGGCAGGAACTGCAGTCCGGTGGCACCCTGCTGATCGTCGGTGGCGGATTCATCGGCCTGGAGACGGCGGCCGCCGCGGCCGACATGGGGATCGCGGTGACGCTCGTAGAGGCCCAGCCGCGAGTCCTGGCCCGGACCAGCCCACCGGCCGTCTCCGCCTTCGTCGAACGCGAACACCGCAACCACGGCGTCGATCTGCGCACAGGCGTATCCGTCCGCAGCGTCGCCCGGCGCGACGGAGCCCTCCACGCCCAGCTCAGCGATGACACCGTGATCAGAGCCGACCTGATCCTGACCGGCGTGGGGATCGCCGCGAACGACACCCTCGCCGCCACCGCGCAACTGGCCGTCGACGACGGTGTCCTGGTCGACGCCACGGCCCGGACCGAAGACCCCGACATCGTCGCCGCGGGCGACTGCACGCGACAGTGGCACGGTTTCCTCGGCCGCAGCGTACGCCTCGAATCCGTCCAGAACGCCACCGACCAGGCCAGAACCGCCGCCCGGACCCTATGCGGAAAACCGACCGAACGCTTCACAGCGCCCTGGTTCTGGTCCGACCAGTACGACCACAAACTCCAGATGGCCGGCCTGCCGCAGACCGGCGACACAGAAATCGTCCGCGGCGACCCGTCAACGAACTCCTTCAGCGTGGTGTATCTGCGCAACGGCATCATCACCGGCCTGCACGCAGTCAACCAGCCGCGGGATTTCACGGCCGCCCGCCAACTCGTCACGGCACGGGCCGCCATGACCGGCGACGAAGCCGCCTGCGAAGACCTCCCGCTGTCCGAACTGATGAAACGACACCAACCCACCGCAGAAAGGCGTACCTGA
- a CDS encoding PucR family transcriptional regulator, whose protein sequence is MVIQDRNVGSGTSAPGSVVSDRHQLLAQLLTKGDADCYEAERMLGVRLSDYHWAAVLRSRPGCGLTVEDLVRSALTVSRMVGGARPLVAVNDVCEVWMWTRWTRQPEWEALASVRTRLQAVEGLQVAVGPISSGPAGFRRSLLGARAARHSAESRTGWCTYQDVSSMISLLTKDDEHSGWFAEEVLGELGGSGPWCATLRETLRLYLAKGRSRQQVADAMYINRNTVAYRVQKAIQLLGRPIGEDDFEVRLALEIARVSRLAPLSGSAPADAATSSASLPGAVK, encoded by the coding sequence GTGGTAATTCAAGATCGAAACGTTGGCTCCGGCACGTCGGCTCCGGGGTCTGTCGTCAGTGACCGACATCAACTGCTCGCGCAGCTCCTCACCAAGGGTGACGCTGACTGCTACGAGGCTGAGCGCATGCTCGGTGTGCGGCTGTCGGACTATCACTGGGCTGCAGTTCTTCGCTCAAGACCCGGATGCGGGCTTACCGTCGAGGACTTGGTCCGCTCTGCCCTGACCGTCAGCCGTATGGTCGGCGGAGCACGCCCGTTGGTCGCCGTGAACGATGTGTGCGAGGTATGGATGTGGACTCGCTGGACGCGGCAACCGGAATGGGAGGCCCTCGCCTCGGTGCGGACTCGCTTGCAGGCAGTGGAAGGTCTGCAGGTCGCTGTCGGACCGATCTCGTCGGGCCCGGCGGGTTTCCGCCGCAGCCTGCTCGGCGCACGGGCTGCACGGCACAGCGCCGAGTCGCGTACCGGGTGGTGCACGTACCAGGACGTGTCCTCGATGATATCGCTGCTCACCAAGGACGACGAGCACTCGGGTTGGTTCGCCGAGGAGGTGCTCGGCGAATTGGGAGGCAGCGGGCCCTGGTGCGCCACCCTGCGCGAGACGCTCCGCCTGTACCTCGCCAAGGGGCGCAGCCGTCAGCAAGTAGCCGACGCCATGTACATCAACCGAAACACCGTCGCATACCGGGTGCAGAAGGCGATTCAACTGCTCGGTCGGCCGATCGGCGAGGACGACTTCGAGGTGCGGCTGGCCCTGGAGATCGCGCGGGTCAGCCGTTTGGCTCCGCTGTCCGGCTCGGCACCGGCGGACGCCGCGACATCATCCGCGAGCTTGCCTGGTGCTGTGAAGTGA
- a CDS encoding FAD-dependent monooxygenase: MSTKVLISGASIAGPALAYWLGRYGFETTVVELAPALRGGGQAVDFRGQTHLTVLERMGVLDELRALDTGGSPITFVDQRGRQILHLPADFAGGDVEVPRGELAQVLHQRSLPRTEYLFGDSITALEETPTGVRVTFQHGAPREFDLVIGADGLHSNVRRLAFGPEEHYVRHLGYYAATWQLPNYLGLPPGSVGLNVPGRLAAVGADHRDPTRAGAFFVFASTELRYDRHDVAQQKKLIRDAFAGLRWEVPRLLESLEQAPELYFDSISRADVPAWSSSRVALLGDAACGATIGGMGTGTAVVAAYVLAGELARARGDHRTAFPRYEHTLRDYAQGCQKGGDRTGPILAPGTATGLRVRNGLLNRRWILDKMLKMGKQISSVDLPDYAAGPSNAAAFSAVGGQVSPRAARR; the protein is encoded by the coding sequence GTGAGCACGAAGGTCCTGATCTCGGGCGCGAGCATCGCCGGCCCCGCACTGGCCTACTGGCTGGGGCGGTACGGCTTCGAGACCACCGTTGTCGAGCTGGCCCCCGCCCTGCGCGGCGGCGGCCAGGCGGTCGACTTCCGCGGCCAGACCCACCTGACCGTGCTGGAGCGGATGGGCGTGCTCGACGAGCTGCGCGCGCTCGACACCGGCGGCAGCCCGATAACCTTCGTCGACCAGCGCGGCCGTCAGATCCTCCACCTGCCGGCCGACTTCGCGGGCGGGGACGTCGAGGTCCCGCGCGGGGAGCTCGCCCAGGTGCTGCACCAGCGAAGCCTCCCGCGCACCGAGTACCTCTTCGGCGACTCGATCACCGCCCTGGAGGAGACGCCCACCGGTGTCCGGGTGACCTTCCAGCACGGCGCGCCACGCGAGTTCGACCTGGTGATCGGCGCCGACGGGCTGCACTCCAATGTCCGACGGCTCGCCTTCGGCCCGGAGGAGCACTACGTCCGCCACCTCGGCTACTACGCGGCCACCTGGCAGCTGCCCAACTACCTGGGCCTGCCGCCCGGTTCAGTCGGCCTCAACGTCCCCGGCCGGCTTGCCGCCGTCGGCGCCGACCACCGCGACCCGACCAGGGCGGGCGCCTTCTTCGTCTTCGCCTCGACCGAACTCCGTTACGACCGCCACGACGTGGCGCAGCAGAAGAAGCTGATCCGGGACGCCTTCGCCGGCCTCCGCTGGGAGGTGCCCCGGCTACTGGAGAGCCTGGAGCAGGCCCCCGAGCTGTACTTCGACTCGATCAGTCGGGCCGACGTCCCCGCCTGGTCCTCCAGTCGGGTCGCCCTGCTCGGCGACGCCGCCTGCGGGGCCACCATCGGCGGCATGGGCACCGGCACCGCCGTGGTGGCGGCGTACGTCCTGGCCGGCGAGCTGGCCCGGGCCCGAGGCGACCACCGCACCGCCTTCCCCCGCTACGAGCACACCCTGCGCGACTACGCCCAGGGCTGCCAGAAGGGCGGCGACCGCACCGGCCCGATCCTGGCGCCCGGCACCGCGACCGGGCTGCGGGTGCGCAACGGGCTACTGAACCGGCGCTGGATCCTCGACAAGATGCTGAAGATGGGCAAGCAGATCAGCAGCGTCGATCTGCCAGACTACGCGGCCGGGCCGTCCAACGCCGCTGCATTCAGTGCCGTGGGCGGACAGGTCAGCCCACGGGCAGCACGCCGCTAA